The Oxalobacteraceae bacterium OTU3CINTB1 genome includes a window with the following:
- a CDS encoding DNA-3-methyladenine glycosylase I gives MTKTRCGWANPANPLYLHYHDTEWGVPCHDETRLFEMLNLEGAQAGLSWETILNKRETYRAAFDQWDAQKIAAYDAGKVAALLADPGIVRNKLKVAAAITNAQAYLRLRAGGGSLDQLLWAYVGGKPVVSGDGPRASKTELSDRISKDLAKLGFKFVGSTIIYAYMQGIGMVDDHDPACFCRKRRK, from the coding sequence ATGACCAAGACCCGCTGCGGCTGGGCCAACCCGGCCAATCCCCTGTATCTGCACTACCACGACACCGAATGGGGCGTGCCTTGCCACGACGAGACGCGCCTGTTCGAGATGCTCAATCTGGAGGGCGCGCAGGCGGGGCTGAGTTGGGAAACCATTCTCAATAAACGCGAGACCTACCGCGCCGCCTTCGACCAGTGGGACGCGCAGAAGATCGCCGCCTACGACGCCGGCAAGGTGGCCGCGCTGCTGGCCGATCCCGGCATCGTGCGCAACAAGTTGAAGGTGGCGGCGGCGATCACCAATGCGCAGGCCTACCTGCGCCTGCGCGCCGGCGGCGGCAGCCTCGATCAACTGCTGTGGGCCTATGTCGGCGGCAAGCCGGTAGTGTCGGGCGACGGCCCGCGCGCCAGCAAGACGGAACTGTCGGACCGCATCTCGAAGGATCTGGCCAAGCTGGGATTCAAGTTCGTCGGCTCGACGATCATTTACGCTTACATGCAGGGCATCGGCATGGTCGACGATCATGATCCGGCGTGCTTCTGCCGGAAGCGGCGCAAGTGA
- a CDS encoding patatin-like phospholipase family protein — translation MPVSSVLEYELLLLHGVRLESLEPIEPADADKENSRRELQFRAAVHALPECDERTAICLSGGGVRSATFCLGVLQALAEREWLDKFHYMSSVSGGGYIAS, via the coding sequence GTGCCAGTGTCCAGTGTGTTGGAATATGAATTACTGCTGCTCCACGGCGTGCGCCTGGAGTCCCTCGAGCCCATCGAGCCTGCCGATGCCGACAAGGAAAACTCGCGTCGCGAGCTTCAGTTCCGGGCCGCGGTACATGCGTTGCCCGAGTGCGACGAGCGCACCGCCATCTGCCTGTCCGGCGGCGGCGTGCGCAGCGCCACCTTCTGCCTCGGCGTGCTGCAAGCCCTGGCCGAACGCGAGTGGCTCGACAAATTCCACTACATGTCGTCGGTCTCCGGCGGCGGCTACATCGCCAGTTGA